In Bradyrhizobium guangdongense, the sequence GATTTACTTAGGCGAGTGGGCGCAATCTATCTGCGCGATATCGCGATTGCACCACACTGAATTATGCACGCATCCATTCGCCAATCTCAACTCGTCCCTGTATCATTGCAGATAGTTTCCCAAGCTATCCTGCTCCTTGAAAACTATGTCGATTGATATCACCAGCCGGCTTGAGCTGCTGACCGTGGTGGACGTTGCAAAAATACTAAGGATTTCGATTGCAACTGTTCGACGGCTGCAACAACAACGTCGGATTCCCTTCCTGAAAGTTGGCGGGCGCGTGCGCTTCATCCGAAGGGATGTCGACGCGTACCTGCAAAACCGGCGCGTGCCATCGATCGACGCATAACAATGATGTATGGCAGTACGAAAATTTGGAAAGAAATGGTGGGTAGACTTTCGCTCTAATCGAACTAGGTACAGAAAACAGAGCCCAGAGAACACACGAACCGGTGCAATCGCCTACGAATTGTCCCTTCGCCAAAAGCTCGCAAGAGGAGAGGAGATCGGGCATACTGAGCGAAAGGACAGAGAGCCAACTTTCTCTCAGTTCGCAGCGATCTGGTTTAAGGACTACGTAAAGCCGAACAACAAGCATTCCGAGCAGTTGGCCAAG encodes:
- a CDS encoding helix-turn-helix domain-containing protein produces the protein MSIDITSRLELLTVVDVAKILRISIATVRRLQQQRRIPFLKVGGRVRFIRRDVDAYLQNRRVPSIDA